AGCTCGCACTTTTGCAGAGTCCAAAAAGCCAGCAAATGAAAGAGAGGCGGTTAAATTTATGCTAGCCTTGCATGAAAAAGATACGGCTGCTATGAGCGAGCATTTGCAGAAATTTTGCTCCACTTTTGGCAGGACAGATGCACCAAAATTTGAAAAACGCCTCTACATCTTTGCGCACGGACTTCACGCTTTGGCGCGCTACTTTTTACCGCTTGAACTCTTTAAAGAGATAAAGCTACCAAAAAATGAAAATTTCAGTAAATTTTACGCAAAGAGGCTCTTTCAAAATGAAATTCCCAAGCCAAAACTTTATTTTACTTTTCCACCTGAGCTTGAACTGATAAATGTGATCTTAAGCGCACCAGTAACCAAAACGCTGATATATCAGCCACATTTGCCAAGTGACAAAACATTTTTCTTAGATCACACATCTATGATAAGAAATTTGGCTGATGAGATCATAAGATCAGGGGCATTAAAGTAGAATTTATAAACTTTTGGCTAATATTCACACCTTACAACCAACAAAGCTCCATAAATCTTTTGCAAAAAAGTGCTTTTTGGTCTTACCAAATTTTAGAAAGGTAGAGTATGTCAAAATACGCTATATTTAAGCACGGCGGTAAGCAATATCGTGTTAGCGAGGGCGAGTTCCTTAAGCTAGATCACTTTAGCGCTGAAGCTAAATCAACCGTTGAGATTACAGAAGTTTTAGCTGTAAATGACGGCGAAGTAAAGGTAGGTGCGCCATTTGTTAAGGGTGCAAAAGTTGTTCTTGAGGTCGTTAATGAAGGCAAAGACAAAAAAGTAGTTATCTACAAAAAACGCAGACGTAAAGACTCAAAACTAAAACGCGGCTTTAGAAGACAATTTACACGTGTAAAAGTCGTAAGTATCGCAGCTTAAGGAGATAAGATAT
Above is a window of Campylobacter concisus DNA encoding:
- the rplU gene encoding 50S ribosomal protein L21, whose protein sequence is MSKYAIFKHGGKQYRVSEGEFLKLDHFSAEAKSTVEITEVLAVNDGEVKVGAPFVKGAKVVLEVVNEGKDKKVVIYKKRRRKDSKLKRGFRRQFTRVKVVSIAA